The following proteins are encoded in a genomic region of Primulina huaijiensis isolate GDHJ02 chromosome 3, ASM1229523v2, whole genome shotgun sequence:
- the LOC140973441 gene encoding uncharacterized protein, whose product MEDEAEIYDGIRAQFPLSFGKQSKSQTPLELIHNATRRSTVSAASDAADSELGMKPSTSNSDGKNNAFPSLSSSSKAWLESVRKPNPKVKIGGNLDGGRNQGRLIGPPRPLLDESGPVIGHHNPPQGSYADDGPEIGPPRPPPGGSVEDGDDDDGAEIGPPRPPQDGDAGDDDEPMVGPPRPPPSGQIESDSDDDVDEEDMDDVFRIPMSNEIVLKGHTKVVSALAVDHSGSRVLSGSYDYTVRMYDFQGMNARLQSFRQLEPFEGHQIRGLSWSPTSDRFLCVTGSAQAKIYDRDGLTLGEFVKGDMYIRDLKNTKGHISGLTCGEWHPKTKETILTSSEDGSIRIWDVNDFKSQKQVIKPKLSRPGRVPVTTCTWNREGKILAGGVGDGSIQIWNIKAGWGSRPDIYVGSGHTDDITGLKFSSDDLILLSRSFDGSLKVWDLRKMKEALQVFDGLPNHYAQTNIAFSPDEQLVLTGTSVEKGSTTGGLLCFYDRRKLELAGRVGISPTFSVVQCAWHPRLNQILATAGHKHEGGTHILYDPNISERGALVCVARAPRKHSVDDFHAEPVIHNPHALPLFRDNPSRKRQREKMLKDPLKSHKPELPITGPGHGGRVGSTKGSLLTQYLLKQGGLIKETWMEEDPREAILKYADVAAKDPKFIAPAYAQTQPETVFAKSDSDDEK is encoded by the exons ATGGAAGATGAGGCGGAGATATACGATGGAATTCGAGCTCAGTTCCCGTTGTCTTTCGGTAAACAATCCAAATCCCAAACCCCACTCGAACTCATTCATAACGCCACCCGCCGGAGCACCGTCTCAGCTGCATCCGACGCTGCCGACTCCGAACTCGGGATGAAACCATCTACGTCGAATTCTGATGGCAAAAACAATGCTTTCCCTTCTCTGTCGAGCTCCTCTAAAGCCTGGCTAGAGTCCGTTAGAAAGCCTAACCCTAAAGTTAAGATTGGGGGAAATTTGGATGGGGGTAGAAATCAGGGTAGACTGATAGGGCCACCACGGCCACTACTGGATGAATCTGGACCCGTGATTGGCCATCATAATCCACCTCAGGGAAGTTATGCGGATGATGGGCCAGAGATTGGACCACCCAGGCCACCGCCTGGTGGTTCTGTGGAAGATGGTGACGACGATGATGGTGCGGAAATTGGCCCACCTAGGCCACCACAGGATGGTGATgcgggtgatgatgatgagccGATGGTTGGGCCGCCTAGGCCGCCACCTTCAGGACAGATAGAGTCGGATTCAGATGATGATGTGGATGAAGAAGACATGGATGATGTGTTCCGGATTCCCATGAGCAACGAGATTGTGTTGAAGGGTCATACCAAG GTAGTTTCAGCTCTTGCTGTGGATCACTCTGGATCTAGAGTACTATCCGGAAGCTATGACTATACGGTACGAATGTATGATTTTCAAGGAATGAATGCTCGGCTGCAGTCATTCAGACAGCTTGAACCATTTGAAGGTCACCAAATTCGTGGTCTGAGTTGGAGTCCTACATCAGATCGATTTTTGTGTGTGACTGGCTCAGCTCAGGCCAAG ATATATGACCGTGATGGACTTACTTTGGGTGAGTTTGTCAAGGGTGACATGTATATAAGGGACCTTAAGAATACTAAAGGCCACATATCTGGATTGACTTGCGGAGAATGGCACCCTAAGACAAAGGAGACGATTTTAACATCATCTGAAGATGGTTCCATAAGAATATGGGATGTAAATGACTTCAAAAGTCAAAAGCAG GTTATCAAGCCCAAACTTTCTAGGCCTGGGCGAGTTCCTGTTACCACCTGTACCTGGAATCGTGAAGGAAAAATACTTGCAGGTGGTGTAGGAGATGGTTCTATACAG ATATGGAATATTAAAGCTGGGTGGGGAAGCAGGCCCGATATCTACGTTGGAAGTGGCCACACGGATGACATCACTGGGCTTAAGTTTTCCAGTGATGATTTGATTCTGTTGTCGAGAAGCTTTGATGGTTCACTCAAG GTCTGGGATTTGCGTAAAATGAAGGAGGCCCTTCAGGTGTTTGATGGTCTTCCAAATCATTATGCTCAGACAAATATAGCATTCAGCCCTGACGAACAACTTGTGTTGACTGGCACATCAGTTGAAAAAGGTAGCACAACAGGGGGCCTGCTATGTTTCTATGACAGAAGAAAATTGGAACTTGCTGGCAGAGTTGGAATATCGCCTACATTTAGTGTTGTTCAATGTGCTTGGCATCCAAGATTGAACCAG ATATTGGCCACAGCTGGCCACAAGCACGAAGGAGGAACTCATATACTATACGATCCAAACATAAGTGAGAGAGGAGCACTTGTATGTGTTGCACGTGCTCCAAGGAAGCATTCTGTCGACGATTTTCATGCCGAGCCTGTTATTCATAATCCTCATGCGCTGCCATTGTTTAGAGATAACCCTAGCCGTAAACGACAGCGTGAAAAGATGTTGAAGGACCCACTTAAGTCTCACAAACCCGAACTACCCATAACAGGGCCAGGTCATGGAGGAAGAGTCGGATCTACCAAAGGAAGTTTGCTTACCCAATACCTTTTAAAG CAAGGTGGCCTGATAAAGGAAACATGGATGGAAGAAGATCCCAGAGAAGCTATCCTAAAGTATGCTGATGTTGCTGCAAAAGATCCAAAATTTATTGCCCCAGCATACGCACAGACACAGCCTGAAACAGTCTTTGCCAAGTCAGATTCAGATGATGAGAAATAA
- the LOC140973442 gene encoding WD repeat-containing protein WDS homolog isoform X1 gives MENTGIMIGPKGMIKKNEFVRIIAQCLYSLGYKKTAACLELESCISCKSPELELIESHVLNGDWDGCLESLAKIDGLTDETKASAMFFVLEQRLLESLKGGDISSALDVLWKQIPMLKIGKEKVHKLSYELLSLNEFGLGCIDCDVVHELRKSLLAQLQSVLPQPITLPERRLEHLIEMAICAQIDGCIYHSSSNMTSLYRDHCCVRDQFPTETIQILTDHQNEVWFVQFSNNGEYLASSSSDCTAIIWKVQDDNKVTLKHTLRSHQNPVSFVAWSPDDTMLLTCGNMEVLKLWDVETGTCKHTFGDDGFIVSSCAWFPDSKRFVCGSSDPKKGIYMWDCNGNEIKAWRGIRMPKVLDLAVTPDGENLISIFSDKEIRILNVATGAEHVISEQHSITSLSVSGDSKFLIVNLNSQEIHMWDVAGKWLKPLQYNGHRQQKYVIRSCFGGLNGTFIASGSEDSKVYIWNRRNSNPIEVLSGHLMTVNCISWNPRRPQVLASASDDHTVVRSNRLYECTYASQSLLCRDANDGNKIGQHSCYSCQYLDRNNLFRKSSRSN, from the exons ATGGAGAATACTGGAATCATGATCGGCCCAAAGGGAATGATTAAGAAGAATGAGTTTGTAAGAATTATAGCTCAATGCTTATATTCGTTGGGCTACAAAAAAACTGCTGCTTGTTTGGAGCTTGAATCTTGTATTTCATGCAAATCCCCAGAACTTGAATTAATCGAATCACACGTTCTAAATGGGGACTGGGATGGTTGCCTTGAGAGTCTTGCTAAAATTGATGGGTTGACTGATGAAACAAAAGCTTCAGCCATGTTTTTTGTTCTTGAGCAGCGTTTATTGGAGAGTTTAAAGGGTGGAGATATTTCTTCTGCTTTGGATGTACTGTGGAAACAGATACCAATGTTGAAAATTGGCAAAGAAAAGGTTCACAAGCTTTCCTATGAACTGCTCTCATTGAATGAGTTCGGTTTGGGTTGCATTGACTGTGATGTAGTTCATGAGTTGCGAAAAAGTTTACTTGCACAGCTGCAGAGTGTGCTACCCCAACCTATTACATTACCCGAGAGAAGACTGGAGCATTTGATTGAAATGGCCATATGTGCACAGATTGATGGTTGTATATACCACAGTTCCTCTAACATGACATCGTTGTATAGAGATCACTGTTGTGTTCGAGATCAGTTTCCAACAGAGACCATCCAG ATACTGACTGATCATCAGAATGAAGTTTGGTTTGTCCAGTTTTCCAACAATGGGGAATACTTGGCCTCATCATCAAGTGACTGCACAGCCATCATTTGGAAG GTGCAGGATGATAACAAAGTAACCCTAAAACACACTTTACGGAGCCATCAAAACCCTGTTTCTTTTGTAGCCTGGAGTCCAGATGACACCATGCTGCTCACTTGTGGAAACATGGAAGTCCTTAAACTCTGGGATGTGGAAACAGGCACTTGCAAGCACACGTTTGGTGATGATGGTTTCATTGTCAGTTCTTGTGCTTGGTTTCCTGATTCTAAGCGTTTTGTCTGTGGAAGCTCGGATCCTAAGAAAGGCATTTACATGTGGGACTGTAATGGTAATGAGATTAAGGCGTGGAGAGGGATTCGTATGCCAAAAGTTTTGGATCTTGCTGTGACACCAGATGGAGAAAATCTCATCAGCATTTTTTCAGACAAGGAGATAAGAATATTAAATGTGGCAACAGGTGCCGAGCATGTCATTTCTGAGCAGCACTCTATTACCTCCCTTTCTGTATCAGGAGATAGTAAATTCCTAATTGTCAACCTTAACAGCCAAGAGATTCATATGTGGGACGTAGCTGGGAAATGGTTGAAACCATTGCAATACAATGGCCACAGGCAACAGAAATACGTGATACGATCCTGCTTTGGCGGGTTGAATGGCACGTTTATCGCCAGTGGTAGCGAAGATTCTAAG GTCTACATATGGAATCGTAGAAATTCTAATCCAATCGAAGTATTATCTGGGCACTTGATGACTGTAAATTGCATAAGCTGGAACCCTAGACGGCCCCAAGTTTTGGCTTCTGCTAGTGATGATCACACG GTTGTCCGCAGCAATAGGCTATATGAATGCACATATGCGTCACAGAGTTTGCTGTGTAGAGATGCAAATGATGGCAATAAGATCGGACAACATTCATGCTATTCATGTCAATATCTAGACAGGAACAACCTCTTCCGCAAGAGTTCTAGAAGCAATTGA
- the LOC140973442 gene encoding WD repeat-containing protein WDS homolog isoform X2 codes for MENTGIMIGPKGMIKKNEFVRIIAQCLYSLGYKKTAACLELESCISCKSPELELIESHVLNGDWDGCLESLAKIDGLTDETKASAMFFVLEQRLLESLKGGDISSALDVLWKQIPMLKIGKEKVHKLSYELLSLNEFGLGCIDCDVVHELRKSLLAQLQSVLPQPITLPERRLEHLIEMAICAQIDGCIYHSSSNMTSLYRDHCCVRDQFPTETIQILTDHQNEVWFVQFSNNGEYLASSSSDCTAIIWKVQDDNKVTLKHTLRSHQNPVSFVAWSPDDTMLLTCGNMEVLKLWDVETGTCKHTFGDDGFIVSSCAWFPDSKRFVCGSSDPKKGIYMWDCNGNEIKAWRGIRMPKVLDLAVTPDGENLISIFSDKEIRILNVATGAEHVISEQHSITSLSVSGDSKFLIVNLNSQEIHMWDVAGKWLKPLQYNGHRQQKYVIRSCFGGLNGTFIASGSEDSKVYIWNRRNSNPIEVLSGHLMTVNCISWNPRRPQVLASASDDHTVRIWGPSCSK; via the exons ATGGAGAATACTGGAATCATGATCGGCCCAAAGGGAATGATTAAGAAGAATGAGTTTGTAAGAATTATAGCTCAATGCTTATATTCGTTGGGCTACAAAAAAACTGCTGCTTGTTTGGAGCTTGAATCTTGTATTTCATGCAAATCCCCAGAACTTGAATTAATCGAATCACACGTTCTAAATGGGGACTGGGATGGTTGCCTTGAGAGTCTTGCTAAAATTGATGGGTTGACTGATGAAACAAAAGCTTCAGCCATGTTTTTTGTTCTTGAGCAGCGTTTATTGGAGAGTTTAAAGGGTGGAGATATTTCTTCTGCTTTGGATGTACTGTGGAAACAGATACCAATGTTGAAAATTGGCAAAGAAAAGGTTCACAAGCTTTCCTATGAACTGCTCTCATTGAATGAGTTCGGTTTGGGTTGCATTGACTGTGATGTAGTTCATGAGTTGCGAAAAAGTTTACTTGCACAGCTGCAGAGTGTGCTACCCCAACCTATTACATTACCCGAGAGAAGACTGGAGCATTTGATTGAAATGGCCATATGTGCACAGATTGATGGTTGTATATACCACAGTTCCTCTAACATGACATCGTTGTATAGAGATCACTGTTGTGTTCGAGATCAGTTTCCAACAGAGACCATCCAG ATACTGACTGATCATCAGAATGAAGTTTGGTTTGTCCAGTTTTCCAACAATGGGGAATACTTGGCCTCATCATCAAGTGACTGCACAGCCATCATTTGGAAG GTGCAGGATGATAACAAAGTAACCCTAAAACACACTTTACGGAGCCATCAAAACCCTGTTTCTTTTGTAGCCTGGAGTCCAGATGACACCATGCTGCTCACTTGTGGAAACATGGAAGTCCTTAAACTCTGGGATGTGGAAACAGGCACTTGCAAGCACACGTTTGGTGATGATGGTTTCATTGTCAGTTCTTGTGCTTGGTTTCCTGATTCTAAGCGTTTTGTCTGTGGAAGCTCGGATCCTAAGAAAGGCATTTACATGTGGGACTGTAATGGTAATGAGATTAAGGCGTGGAGAGGGATTCGTATGCCAAAAGTTTTGGATCTTGCTGTGACACCAGATGGAGAAAATCTCATCAGCATTTTTTCAGACAAGGAGATAAGAATATTAAATGTGGCAACAGGTGCCGAGCATGTCATTTCTGAGCAGCACTCTATTACCTCCCTTTCTGTATCAGGAGATAGTAAATTCCTAATTGTCAACCTTAACAGCCAAGAGATTCATATGTGGGACGTAGCTGGGAAATGGTTGAAACCATTGCAATACAATGGCCACAGGCAACAGAAATACGTGATACGATCCTGCTTTGGCGGGTTGAATGGCACGTTTATCGCCAGTGGTAGCGAAGATTCTAAG GTCTACATATGGAATCGTAGAAATTCTAATCCAATCGAAGTATTATCTGGGCACTTGATGACTGTAAATTGCATAAGCTGGAACCCTAGACGGCCCCAAGTTTTGGCTTCTGCTAGTGATGATCACACGGTACGTATATGGGGACCAAGTTGTTCAAAGTAG